The nucleotide sequence GCCCGTGGAGAAACTGCGCACCCGGCTGGCGCATCCGGCCACCGCGGCCGAGGTGTTCGCCGCCTCGCTGCAGGAAGACATCCGCAATGCCGAACGTTCGCTGCAGTCGCTGGACGCGGCCGCCTGCGAACGCGCCGTGGATGCCGTGCTGGCGGCGCGGCGCATCTACATCGTGGGCTTCGGCGCCAGCGGCTTCCTGGCGGGCCTGCTGCACCGTTCGCTGTTCATGCATTGCGACGTGGTGGAGTCCCTGGCTGGCCCCGGCGGCGTGTCCCAGGCGGCCCGCCGGCTGCCGCGCATGAAGGCGGACGACCTGATGATCAGCATAGGCTTTCCCCGCTACGTCAACGACACCGTGACGCTGGCCGAGGCCGCCAGGCAGGCCGGCGTGCCCGTCCTGGCGCTGACCGACAAGCCGACTTCGCCGCTGGCGCCGCTGGCCTCCGTCGCCCTGTACGCGCATGCCGAGCGGCAAGTCTCGGCGAATTCCGAAACCGCCGCGCTGGGCCTGATCGAGGCCCTGGCCGCGGCGGTCGCCTTCCGCGCGAAAGACTCCGTCGAGTCGGCGCTGGAGGCGACCCAGTCCATCATGCCGTGGCTGATCCACGGCGCAGGAGATAGAAAGCGATGATCCAACCCGTAGTGGCCATCCATGGCGGCGCCGGCACCATGTCGCGCGCATCGATTACGCCCGAGCAGGAGCGCCAGTACCTGGACGCCCTGAACGAGATCCTGGCCGCGGCGCAGGCCGTGCTGGCGCGCGGCGGCAGCGCGCTGGACGCGGTGACGGAGGCGGTCACGCGCCTGGAGGACTGCCCGCTGTTCAATGCGGGCCACGGCGCCGTCTATACCAGCGCCGGCACGCATGAACTG is from Bordetella bronchialis and encodes:
- a CDS encoding MurR/RpiR family transcriptional regulator, which encodes MNRPIVTIAERIANAQPALSRTQHRLAEYVLAHQFRAATMTIDEFAAANGVSVATANRFARTLGLPGYPQFRAELMRGFESALAPVEKLRTRLAHPATAAEVFAASLQEDIRNAERSLQSLDAAACERAVDAVLAARRIYIVGFGASGFLAGLLHRSLFMHCDVVESLAGPGGVSQAARRLPRMKADDLMISIGFPRYVNDTVTLAEAARQAGVPVLALTDKPTSPLAPLASVALYAHAERQVSANSETAALGLIEALAAAVAFRAKDSVESALEATQSIMPWLIHGAGDRKR